In Acidobacteriota bacterium, a single genomic region encodes these proteins:
- a CDS encoding BatD family protein, producing MRRFLSALALALLGAAPAAAQSITAEIDRVETTPREPLRLLVTVKGSQTALPVLPELPDFQVRAGGKSTQVDIVNGRASSGAAYNYFLIPQRTGTFTIGPVMVEIDGKAYRSRPFQVRVLKADRDRPGNDRDLFIQVAVSDRQPFVGEQVIYTWKFLYRVQIGEPRLDPQDFDGFLSEPLGETRQYETVVGGRRYGVIERRVALFPQRAGTLTVPGSKLTCQVAVRDQRRRRRSLMDDFFGRVRAEQRVVPGPPVALEVRPLPSPPADFSGLVGKFQIQAEASKRQLQVGESTTVQITVSGQGNVQSIAEPPLPDLSAFKIYDDKTSSRIDRDGLELKGSKVFPKALVPLSPGETMIPAIPLVYFDPAAGSYRTTRTTPIVLAVDPAEGQEDLRLTESLAPTTGKVAVRILADDILPLYRGLDGATESPPGPPLQAALTGALAAPPLLFVGLWWRRRRQLRYQEDGALRRRQEALRRARKSLANDDPSEVVRTYIGDKLGREGGALTAAEAAAGLRQAGLGGDLVDEVRSFLEGLEASRYGAAGGAAGGELRDPAKALIERLEGALRKTRSKP from the coding sequence GTGAGACGCTTTCTATCGGCCCTCGCCCTGGCGCTACTGGGGGCGGCTCCGGCCGCGGCGCAGTCGATCACCGCCGAGATCGATCGCGTCGAAACCACGCCCCGTGAACCGCTACGACTGTTGGTGACCGTCAAAGGCTCCCAGACTGCGCTGCCGGTGCTTCCGGAGCTGCCCGACTTCCAGGTCCGTGCCGGCGGCAAGAGCACCCAGGTCGACATCGTCAACGGCCGCGCCAGCAGCGGCGCGGCCTACAACTACTTCTTGATCCCGCAGCGCACCGGAACCTTCACCATCGGTCCGGTGATGGTCGAGATCGACGGCAAGGCCTATCGCTCCCGGCCCTTCCAGGTGCGCGTCCTGAAGGCCGATCGTGACCGCCCGGGCAACGATCGCGATCTCTTCATCCAGGTGGCGGTGTCCGATCGCCAGCCCTTCGTCGGCGAGCAGGTGATCTACACCTGGAAGTTCCTCTACCGGGTACAGATCGGTGAGCCACGGCTCGATCCCCAGGACTTCGACGGCTTCCTCTCCGAACCTCTCGGCGAGACCCGCCAGTACGAAACCGTCGTCGGCGGTCGGCGCTACGGCGTCATCGAGCGCCGCGTGGCGCTCTTCCCACAGCGGGCCGGCACGCTGACGGTACCGGGCTCGAAGCTCACCTGCCAGGTGGCGGTGCGCGATCAGCGGCGCCGCCGGCGCAGCCTGATGGACGACTTCTTCGGCCGCGTGCGGGCCGAGCAACGGGTGGTGCCCGGACCGCCGGTGGCGCTCGAGGTCCGCCCCCTGCCGTCACCACCGGCGGACTTCAGCGGCCTGGTGGGCAAGTTCCAGATCCAGGCCGAGGCCTCGAAGCGCCAGCTCCAGGTGGGCGAGTCGACCACCGTCCAGATCACCGTCAGCGGCCAGGGCAATGTGCAGAGCATCGCCGAGCCACCGCTGCCGGATCTCTCCGCCTTCAAGATCTACGACGACAAGACCAGCAGCCGCATCGACCGCGATGGCCTCGAGCTCAAAGGGTCGAAGGTCTTCCCCAAGGCGCTGGTGCCGCTTTCCCCGGGCGAAACCATGATCCCGGCGATCCCCCTGGTCTACTTCGATCCGGCGGCGGGCAGCTATCGCACCACCCGCACGACCCCCATTGTCCTGGCCGTCGACCCTGCCGAAGGGCAGGAAGATCTGCGCCTCACGGAGTCGCTGGCGCCGACCACCGGCAAGGTGGCGGTGCGCATCCTGGCAGACGACATCCTGCCCCTCTACCGCGGTCTCGATGGCGCCACCGAGAGTCCCCCGGGGCCGCCCCTCCAGGCCGCCCTCACCGGCGCCCTGGCGGCGCCACCGCTGCTCTTCGTCGGCCTGTGGTGGCGCCGGCGACGGCAGCTCCGCTACCAAGAGGACGGCGCCCTGCGCCGCCGCCAGGAAGCCCTGCGGCGAGCGCGCAAGAGCCTCGCCAACGACGACCCCTCGGAGGTCGTGCGCACCTACATCGGCGACAAGCTCGGTCGCGAAGGCGGTGCCCTGACCGCCGCCGAGGCCGCCGCCGGGCTGCGCCAGGCGGGCCTTGGCGGTGACCTCGTGGACGAGGTCCGGAGCTTCCTCGAAGGCCTCGAAGCGAGTCGCTACGGCGCCGCCGGCGGCGCTGCCGGAGGAGAGCTCCGAGACCCCGCCAAGGCTCTCATCGAGCGCCTCGAAGGGGCGCTGCGAAAGACCCGGAGCAAGCCGTGA
- a CDS encoding tetratricopeptide repeat protein, translating to MIVALLFLALVTPAAPAAVATTPDPGLDAALAPATGLTESGEPGELFVRANTAYEDGDYGRAVRLYEGLIERGVDNGRLHYNLGNAYLRAGELGRAIASYRRAQSALPRDQDTAANLAFARRSARDALSPPGPSAVQRTLFFWHYRLSRQELFAATLGLNLLFWGLLGWRLYRPNSEILRWLTGLVLIPLLAVAASWATRTISPQRVAVIVPQEINVQSGTSRDSVVLFKLHAGAELAVLDERPDWLRIALPDGEQGWLESQHTELLIDR from the coding sequence GTGATCGTCGCCTTGCTGTTCCTCGCCCTGGTGACTCCAGCAGCGCCAGCGGCCGTCGCGACAACACCGGATCCGGGCCTCGACGCAGCCCTGGCGCCGGCCACTGGACTCACCGAGAGCGGCGAGCCCGGCGAGCTCTTCGTGCGCGCCAACACCGCCTACGAGGACGGCGACTACGGCCGCGCAGTGCGCCTCTACGAGGGGCTCATCGAGCGCGGCGTCGACAACGGACGCCTGCACTACAACCTCGGCAACGCCTACCTTCGCGCTGGCGAGCTCGGCCGCGCCATTGCCTCCTATCGGCGAGCCCAGAGCGCCCTGCCGCGCGATCAGGACACCGCCGCCAACCTCGCCTTCGCCCGCCGCAGCGCTCGCGATGCGCTGTCACCGCCAGGCCCCTCGGCAGTGCAGAGGACCCTGTTTTTCTGGCATTACCGGCTGTCTCGCCAAGAGCTCTTCGCCGCCACCCTCGGCCTCAACCTGTTGTTCTGGGGACTCCTCGGCTGGCGCCTCTACCGTCCCAACTCCGAGATTCTGCGCTGGCTCACCGGCCTGGTGCTGATTCCACTGCTGGCGGTGGCCGCCTCCTGGGCCACTCGCACCATCAGCCCGCAACGGGTGGCGGTGATCGTGCCCCAGGAGATCAACGTCCAGTCCGGCACCTCACGCGACTCGGTGGTGCTCTTCAAACTCCACGCCGGTGCCGAGCTCGCGGTCCTCGACGAGCGCCCGGACTGGCTCCGCATCGCCCTGCCGGATGGTGAGCAGGGCTGGCTCGAGAGCCAGCACACCGAGCTCCTGATAGACCGCTAG